TGGCGCCGACATCACGTCGATGCCGATGTACAAGCGTGCCCGCAACGGCATCGGCTACCTCTCGCAGGAACCGTCGATCTTCCGCAAGCTGACCGTGGAGGAGAACATCCTCGCGATCCTCGAGACCCTGCCGATCAACAAGGCGGAGAAGGCGGCCCGGCTGGAGCGGCTTCTTGACGAGCTCAGCATCAAGCATCTGCGGAAGAGCAAGGCCTATGCGCTGTCCGGCGGTGAGCGGCGGCGGCTCGAGATCACCCGGGCCCTCGTGACCGAGCCCAAGTTCATGATGCTGGACGAGCCCTTCGCGGGCGTCGATCCGATCGCCGTGCACGACATCCAGACCATCGTGGCCGGGTTGCGTCACCGCGGGATAGGCGTCCTCATCTCGGACCACAACGTGGAGCAGACGCTCGACATCGTGGACCGGGCCTACATCATGTTCGACGGCCAGGTCAAGGTGTCGGGGACCGTGCGCG
The genomic region above belongs to Gemmatimonadaceae bacterium and contains:
- the lptB gene encoding LPS export ABC transporter ATP-binding protein; this translates as MPAFTPVTQSKLTSRLEAKSLVKTYKKRSVVNDVALHLRQGEIVGLLGPNGAGKTTTFYMIVGLIQPQSGQILLDGADITSMPMYKRARNGIGYLSQEPSIFRKLTVEENILAILETLPINKAEKAARLERLLDELSIKHLRKSKAYALSGGERRRLEITRALVTEPKFMMLDEPFAGVDPIAVHDIQTIVAGLRHRGIGVLISDHNVEQTLDIVDRAYIMFDGQVKVSGTVRELVFDDTVAELYLGPTLAARLRERFARDEIRLGEQ